A genomic window from Gossypium hirsutum isolate 1008001.06 chromosome D12, Gossypium_hirsutum_v2.1, whole genome shotgun sequence includes:
- the LOC107945253 gene encoding uncharacterized protein isoform X1 — protein sequence MSRGCSYWIQRLLMAAWLLSWKKWLSAIDIGAAAAAPNVKPQGNISKVEDAQNYHIYYGQTFKVIKNGIDGKSYLLIQSDTRMAGRTKYCTPRIKSFVIPLSNFSVDTTTSFPVSFFELLGVVGSMKGMTSNTVASECVLKMVEGGEISLINASEPQQLAPFAAHFVSNLDQFQACNFANFAATGEDSPLQRAEWIKFLGAFANLEKRANQVYKAVKDNYLCLIKVPEAKEKAFKPIVAWMEYQNGIWSFTKELYKLKYVEDAGGENVDASINKITYNISNPDDIEDLHAILCTVDVVIDETYSWDAIGYNTTTFLQNINIEDHSCFGFLTNQSIWRYDKRIHNLTTLDWFDGAVSQPQLVLADLIEILFPTGNYSTAHFRNLAKGEGVVSIEPNMCQRDMSTPLDPTILPCP from the exons ATGTCTCGTGGTTGTAGTTATTGGATCCAGAGGCTGTTAATGGCGGCCTGGTTGTTGAGTTGGAAGAAGTGGCTATCCGCCATAGATATTGGGGCGGCGGCGGCAGCACCAAATGTCAAACCGCAAGGCAACATCTCCAAAGTAGAAGACGCTCAAAACTACCATATTTACTATGGTCAGACTTTCAAAGTCATTAAGAATGGCATTGATGGCAAGAGTTATCTTCTCATCCAG aGTGATACAAGGATGGCTGGAAGGACAAAATATTGCACACCAAGGATTAAGTCATTTGTCATCCCACTCTCTAACTTTTCAGTCGATACCACCACCAGTTTTCCAG TTTCCTTTTTTGAG CTATTGGGCGTAGTGGGAAGCATGAAAGGGATGACATCAAACACGGTGGCCTCAGAATGTGTACTAAAAATGGTTGAAGGAGGAGAAATAAGTTTGATCAACGCAAGTGAGCCTCAACAGCTCGCACCATTTGCAGCACATTTTGTTTCTAACCTTGATCAATTTCAAGCTTGCAATTTCGCTAACTTTGCCGCTACTGGAGAGGACTCTCCTTTACAG AGAGCAGAATGGATCAAGTTCTTGGGGGCTTTTGCAAATTTGGAGAAGAGAGCAAATCAAGTCTACAAAGCG gTAAAGGACAACTATTTATGCTTAATTAAAGTTCCAGAGGCCAAGGAAAAAGCATTCAAACCAATAGTGGCATGGATGGAATACCAGAAT GGCATATGGTCTTTCACAAAGGAATTATacaagttaaag TATGTAGAAGATGCAGGAGGAGAAAATGTGGACGCCTCCATTAACAAGATTACATACAATATCTCCAACCCTGATGATATTGAAGATTTGCATGCTATCCTATGT aCAGTGGATGTTGTAATAGATGAAACATACAGTTGGGATGCAATTGGATACAATACCACTACATTCCTCCAAAACATAAACATTGAAGATCATTCATGTTTTGGATTTCTTACTAACCAAAGCATCTGGAGATACGACAAGAGAATCCATAATTTAACTACTCTTg ATTGGTTTGATGGTGCTGTCTCTCAACCCCAACTGGTATTAGCTGATCTTATTGAGATTTTGTTCCCTACTGGAAACTACAGCACCGCTCACTTCAGAAATCTTGCCAAG GGAGAAGGTGTTGTAAGCATTGAGCCCAACATGTGCCAAAGGGATATGTCTACACCATTGGATCCCACAATTCTACCTTGCCCatga
- the LOC107945253 gene encoding uncharacterized protein isoform X2, whose protein sequence is MVRLSKSLRMALMARVIFSSRMAGRTKYCTPRIKSFVIPLSNFSVDTTTSFPVSFFELLGVVGSMKGMTSNTVASECVLKMVEGGEISLINASEPQQLAPFAAHFVSNLDQFQACNFANFAATGEDSPLQRAEWIKFLGAFANLEKRANQVYKAVKDNYLCLIKVPEAKEKAFKPIVAWMEYQNGIWSFTKELYKLKYVEDAGGENVDASINKITYNISNPDDIEDLHAILCTVDVVIDETYSWDAIGYNTTTFLQNINIEDHSCFGFLTNQSIWRYDKRIHNLTTLDWFDGAVSQPQLVLADLIEILFPTGNYSTAHFRNLAKGEGVVSIEPNMCQRDMSTPLDPTILPCP, encoded by the exons ATGGTCAGACTTTCAAAGTCATTAAGAATGGCATTGATGGCAAGAGTTATCTTCTCATCCAG GATGGCTGGAAGGACAAAATATTGCACACCAAGGATTAAGTCATTTGTCATCCCACTCTCTAACTTTTCAGTCGATACCACCACCAGTTTTCCAG TTTCCTTTTTTGAG CTATTGGGCGTAGTGGGAAGCATGAAAGGGATGACATCAAACACGGTGGCCTCAGAATGTGTACTAAAAATGGTTGAAGGAGGAGAAATAAGTTTGATCAACGCAAGTGAGCCTCAACAGCTCGCACCATTTGCAGCACATTTTGTTTCTAACCTTGATCAATTTCAAGCTTGCAATTTCGCTAACTTTGCCGCTACTGGAGAGGACTCTCCTTTACAG AGAGCAGAATGGATCAAGTTCTTGGGGGCTTTTGCAAATTTGGAGAAGAGAGCAAATCAAGTCTACAAAGCG gTAAAGGACAACTATTTATGCTTAATTAAAGTTCCAGAGGCCAAGGAAAAAGCATTCAAACCAATAGTGGCATGGATGGAATACCAGAAT GGCATATGGTCTTTCACAAAGGAATTATacaagttaaag TATGTAGAAGATGCAGGAGGAGAAAATGTGGACGCCTCCATTAACAAGATTACATACAATATCTCCAACCCTGATGATATTGAAGATTTGCATGCTATCCTATGT aCAGTGGATGTTGTAATAGATGAAACATACAGTTGGGATGCAATTGGATACAATACCACTACATTCCTCCAAAACATAAACATTGAAGATCATTCATGTTTTGGATTTCTTACTAACCAAAGCATCTGGAGATACGACAAGAGAATCCATAATTTAACTACTCTTg ATTGGTTTGATGGTGCTGTCTCTCAACCCCAACTGGTATTAGCTGATCTTATTGAGATTTTGTTCCCTACTGGAAACTACAGCACCGCTCACTTCAGAAATCTTGCCAAG GGAGAAGGTGTTGTAAGCATTGAGCCCAACATGTGCCAAAGGGATATGTCTACACCATTGGATCCCACAATTCTACCTTGCCCatga
- the LOC107945253 gene encoding uncharacterized protein isoform X3 yields the protein MVRLSKSLRMALMARVIFSSRVIQGWLEGQNIAHQGLSHLSSHSLTFQSIPPPVFQLLGVVGSMKGMTSNTVASECVLKMVEGGEISLINASEPQQLAPFAAHFVSNLDQFQACNFANFAATGEDSPLQRAEWIKFLGAFANLEKRANQVYKAVKDNYLCLIKVPEAKEKAFKPIVAWMEYQNGIWSFTKELYKLKYVEDAGGENVDASINKITYNISNPDDIEDLHAILCTVDVVIDETYSWDAIGYNTTTFLQNINIEDHSCFGFLTNQSIWRYDKRIHNLTTLDWFDGAVSQPQLVLADLIEILFPTGNYSTAHFRNLAKGEGVVSIEPNMCQRDMSTPLDPTILPCP from the exons ATGGTCAGACTTTCAAAGTCATTAAGAATGGCATTGATGGCAAGAGTTATCTTCTCATCCAG aGTGATACAAGGATGGCTGGAAGGACAAAATATTGCACACCAAGGATTAAGTCATTTGTCATCCCACTCTCTAACTTTTCAGTCGATACCACCACCAGTTTTCCAG CTATTGGGCGTAGTGGGAAGCATGAAAGGGATGACATCAAACACGGTGGCCTCAGAATGTGTACTAAAAATGGTTGAAGGAGGAGAAATAAGTTTGATCAACGCAAGTGAGCCTCAACAGCTCGCACCATTTGCAGCACATTTTGTTTCTAACCTTGATCAATTTCAAGCTTGCAATTTCGCTAACTTTGCCGCTACTGGAGAGGACTCTCCTTTACAG AGAGCAGAATGGATCAAGTTCTTGGGGGCTTTTGCAAATTTGGAGAAGAGAGCAAATCAAGTCTACAAAGCG gTAAAGGACAACTATTTATGCTTAATTAAAGTTCCAGAGGCCAAGGAAAAAGCATTCAAACCAATAGTGGCATGGATGGAATACCAGAAT GGCATATGGTCTTTCACAAAGGAATTATacaagttaaag TATGTAGAAGATGCAGGAGGAGAAAATGTGGACGCCTCCATTAACAAGATTACATACAATATCTCCAACCCTGATGATATTGAAGATTTGCATGCTATCCTATGT aCAGTGGATGTTGTAATAGATGAAACATACAGTTGGGATGCAATTGGATACAATACCACTACATTCCTCCAAAACATAAACATTGAAGATCATTCATGTTTTGGATTTCTTACTAACCAAAGCATCTGGAGATACGACAAGAGAATCCATAATTTAACTACTCTTg ATTGGTTTGATGGTGCTGTCTCTCAACCCCAACTGGTATTAGCTGATCTTATTGAGATTTTGTTCCCTACTGGAAACTACAGCACCGCTCACTTCAGAAATCTTGCCAAG GGAGAAGGTGTTGTAAGCATTGAGCCCAACATGTGCCAAAGGGATATGTCTACACCATTGGATCCCACAATTCTACCTTGCCCatga